The following proteins are encoded in a genomic region of Mycolicibacterium rutilum:
- the ripA gene encoding NlpC/P60 family peptidoglycan endopeptidase RipA produces MRRSMRRLTSFLSLCALMPALVLSAPGTAVAGHDGSPDRDDVPSLVAAFAEANQRMADVGSDIQIKQEGVNRALVEAAAARDTLAQARRDVVASDQALTDSQHAIEAAQQRFDRFAASTYTNGPSGALPLAQSPEEILAGASTQQTLTISFQRVRDDLLRRQTDQANKLSAATAARARAESAAADAQRRQDDAVAALRDAQQTFTAQQREVERLATERDSAQARLEAARPVAATAAAPSAAQPGTGPASGAPWDRGTTSPGGATKGGLWDTTLPMVPSANLAGDPVAIINAVLKIMATSAQLTADMGRKFLTKLGILSPVTAAADPGITNGRIPRLYGRQASEFVIRRAMSQLGVPYSWGGGNANGPSRGIDQGANTVGFDCSGLMLYAFAGVGIKLDHYSGSQYNAGRKIPSSQMRRGDLIFYGPNASQHEAMYLGDGMMIEAPYTGSVVKISPVRTSGMTPYVTRLIEY; encoded by the coding sequence CTGAGGAGATCGATGCGGCGCCTCACTTCTTTCCTGAGTCTCTGCGCATTAATGCCGGCACTAGTGCTCAGCGCCCCGGGTACCGCTGTTGCCGGGCATGACGGCAGCCCCGACCGCGACGACGTTCCCTCATTGGTTGCGGCCTTCGCCGAAGCGAACCAGCGGATGGCCGACGTCGGTAGCGACATCCAGATCAAGCAAGAGGGCGTCAACCGTGCCCTGGTCGAGGCCGCGGCCGCTCGCGACACCCTCGCGCAGGCCCGACGCGACGTTGTTGCCAGCGACCAAGCCCTTACCGACAGCCAACACGCGATCGAGGCCGCGCAACAGCGCTTTGACCGCTTCGCCGCGTCGACCTATACGAACGGGCCGTCGGGTGCGTTGCCGCTGGCACAAAGTCCCGAGGAGATCCTGGCCGGGGCCTCGACCCAGCAGACCCTCACCATCAGCTTTCAGCGGGTCCGCGACGACCTCCTGCGTCGGCAGACCGATCAGGCCAACAAGCTTTCTGCTGCGACGGCAGCGCGGGCGCGCGCCGAGAGCGCCGCCGCGGACGCCCAACGCCGGCAAGACGACGCGGTAGCCGCACTCCGGGACGCCCAGCAGACGTTTACCGCACAGCAACGCGAGGTCGAACGGCTCGCTACCGAACGCGACTCCGCTCAAGCACGACTGGAAGCCGCCCGACCGGTGGCGGCGACAGCCGCCGCGCCCAGTGCCGCGCAACCCGGCACTGGGCCGGCATCCGGCGCTCCCTGGGACCGCGGCACCACGTCGCCGGGGGGCGCCACCAAGGGGGGCCTGTGGGACACCACGCTGCCGATGGTGCCCAGCGCTAACCTGGCCGGCGACCCGGTGGCCATCATCAATGCCGTCCTCAAGATCATGGCGACCTCGGCGCAGCTGACGGCCGACATGGGCCGCAAGTTCCTCACCAAACTCGGCATTCTGTCTCCAGTCACCGCCGCCGCAGATCCCGGCATCACCAACGGACGCATCCCCCGCCTCTACGGCCGCCAGGCCTCAGAATTCGTGATTCGCCGCGCCATGTCACAACTGGGCGTGCCCTACTCCTGGGGCGGCGGCAACGCCAACGGCCCGTCACGAGGCATCGACCAGGGCGCCAACACCGTGGGTTTCGACTGTTCGGGCCTGATGCTGTATGCCTTCGCCGGCGTCGGCATCAAACTCGACCACTACTCCGGATCGCAATACAACGCAGGCCGCAAGATCCCCTCGTCACAGATGCGACGCGGTGACCTCATCTTTTACGGCCCCAACGCCAGCCAGCACGAAGCGATGTATCTGGGCGACGGCATGATGATCGAAGCCCCCTACACCGGGTCGGTCGTCAAAATCTCGCCCGTACGCACCTCCGGCATGACGCCCTACGTCACCCGCTTGATCGAATATTGA
- a CDS encoding sensor histidine kinase, which produces MTPPPTSTPRRRRRPGRPGIGLRLLAAQAIVLAAGAATTAVVAAVVGPPLFREHLHRAGVPMDSLEEVHAEEAYGYATVISIGGALAVSALAALAVSFYVSRRLQRSITEVAAAATDVAEGNYDIRVSPPRLGDDFDALATAFNQMASRLQAVDSTRQQLFGDLAHEIRTPVAVLEAYIEALEDGVRSLTPQTAAMLRDQTRRLVRFSDDVAALAKAEESAMSMSYASLDVNRLTRQCVAAAQERYDTKGVGLRVHLPQPLPPLWADEQRLSQVLGNLLENALRHTPPGGSVHLHCLRDGDQVKIAVADTGEGITAEHVTRVFERFYRADTARDREHGGAGIGLAIAKALIEAHGGSISVASAGPGAGATFTIALPITPIRSEHHPATAAQRVPD; this is translated from the coding sequence GTGACTCCCCCACCTACGTCGACCCCTCGCCGGCGTCGACGGCCGGGCCGTCCCGGTATCGGCCTGCGACTCCTGGCGGCCCAAGCCATCGTGCTGGCGGCCGGAGCGGCGACGACCGCGGTGGTCGCTGCCGTGGTCGGCCCACCGCTGTTCCGCGAACACCTCCACCGTGCCGGTGTCCCGATGGACTCCCTGGAAGAAGTCCACGCCGAAGAGGCCTACGGCTACGCAACGGTGATCTCCATCGGAGGCGCCCTAGCGGTGTCAGCACTGGCCGCCCTCGCGGTCAGCTTCTACGTCAGTCGACGCCTCCAACGGTCCATCACCGAAGTCGCCGCCGCGGCCACCGATGTCGCTGAAGGGAACTACGACATCCGCGTGTCACCGCCGCGCCTCGGCGATGACTTCGACGCCCTCGCAACCGCATTCAACCAAATGGCCTCCCGGCTTCAAGCCGTCGATTCGACACGCCAGCAACTGTTCGGAGACCTCGCGCACGAGATCCGCACACCCGTGGCAGTACTCGAGGCCTACATCGAGGCACTCGAAGACGGCGTGCGCTCCCTGACACCCCAGACAGCAGCCATGCTGCGCGACCAAACCCGTCGGCTGGTGCGATTCTCCGATGACGTCGCCGCGCTGGCGAAGGCCGAGGAAAGTGCGATGTCTATGTCCTACGCCTCCCTCGACGTGAACCGCCTAACCCGCCAGTGCGTCGCAGCAGCACAAGAACGCTATGACACCAAGGGGGTCGGACTGCGCGTACACCTCCCGCAACCGCTACCGCCGCTTTGGGCCGACGAACAACGACTGTCTCAAGTGTTGGGGAACCTGCTGGAGAATGCGCTACGGCACACACCGCCCGGCGGGTCGGTACACCTTCACTGTCTTCGTGACGGCGACCAGGTAAAAATCGCTGTCGCCGACACCGGAGAAGGGATCACCGCCGAGCACGTCACCCGAGTGTTCGAACGGTTCTACCGGGCAGACACCGCCCGCGACCGCGAGCATGGCGGCGCCGGTATCGGGCTCGCCATAGCCAAAGCGCTCATCGAAGCCCACGGCGGATCCATCTCGGTAGCCAGTGCTGGACCCGGCGCCGGCGCAACATTCACCATCGCCCTGCCCATCACCCCGATACGCAGCGAACACCACCCTGCCACGGCTGCTCAACGCGTCCCTGACTAG
- a CDS encoding DUF305 domain-containing protein: MQHKRFGFGLAALAASALFVSGCSNATNESQSSASSTTSAAASASASPSAASSDAAHNDADVTFAQGMIPHHQQAIEMSDMLLGKQGVDPEVVSLANEIKNAQGPEIEQMQGWLRDWGVSSSTTAPSTAAMPGHDMPGHQMPSGDMGDMPGMGGGGMGMMSEADMAALQNAQGAEASRLFLTQMIEHHKGAIMMAQQEVDNGQFPAAVEMARNIVSSQQAEIDTMQGMLDK; this comes from the coding sequence ATGCAGCACAAGCGTTTTGGATTCGGGCTTGCGGCGCTTGCGGCGTCGGCCCTGTTTGTCAGCGGCTGTTCGAATGCAACGAACGAGTCTCAGTCATCGGCGTCGAGCACCACCTCGGCAGCAGCGTCGGCGTCGGCTTCGCCCAGTGCTGCGAGCAGTGACGCTGCCCATAACGATGCTGATGTGACGTTCGCGCAGGGCATGATCCCTCATCATCAGCAGGCGATCGAGATGAGCGACATGCTGCTCGGCAAGCAGGGAGTTGATCCTGAAGTAGTGTCACTCGCCAACGAGATCAAGAACGCTCAGGGTCCTGAGATTGAACAGATGCAGGGCTGGCTGCGGGACTGGGGAGTGTCCTCGTCGACGACGGCCCCCAGCACCGCCGCAATGCCCGGTCATGACATGCCTGGCCATCAAATGCCCAGCGGAGACATGGGTGATATGCCGGGTATGGGCGGCGGCGGTATGGGCATGATGTCGGAAGCCGATATGGCTGCACTGCAGAACGCGCAGGGCGCTGAGGCTAGCCGACTCTTTTTGACCCAGATGATCGAGCATCACAAGGGCGCGATCATGATGGCGCAGCAGGAAGTTGACAACGGCCAGTTCCCGGCGGCGGTCGAGATGGCGCGCAATATCGTGTCTTCTCAGCAAGCAGAGATCGACACGATGCAGGGAATGTTGGACAAGTAG
- a CDS encoding response regulator transcription factor — translation MQHHHLGAPESAKGYRALVVDDELPLAEVVASYLEREQFEAVVAGNGVDAIAVARDLDPDVVILDLGLPGIDGLEVCRQLRTFSDAYVVMLTARDTELDTVLGLTVGADDYITKPFSPRELVARIRAMLRRPRILQTAAAPAERQTAPPRRFGALSINVAAREVHIDDELILLTRTEFDILEALSARPGIVLSRRQLLEIIRDEPWVGNEHLVDVHIGHLRRKLGDDAARPRYIATVRGVGYRMGTGQ, via the coding sequence ATGCAGCACCACCACCTGGGCGCGCCTGAGAGCGCGAAGGGATACCGCGCGCTGGTCGTCGACGACGAACTCCCCCTGGCCGAAGTAGTGGCCAGCTATCTCGAACGCGAGCAGTTCGAAGCCGTCGTCGCCGGCAACGGTGTCGACGCAATCGCCGTCGCACGCGACCTGGATCCCGATGTCGTCATCCTTGACCTCGGCCTACCCGGCATCGACGGACTCGAGGTCTGCCGGCAATTGCGGACCTTCTCCGACGCCTACGTCGTCATGCTCACCGCCCGTGACACCGAACTGGATACCGTGCTCGGCCTCACCGTCGGCGCCGACGACTACATCACCAAACCCTTCAGTCCCCGCGAGCTGGTCGCGCGCATCCGCGCCATGCTGCGGCGACCCCGCATCCTGCAAACAGCCGCCGCACCCGCCGAACGACAGACAGCCCCGCCGCGCCGCTTCGGCGCACTGAGCATCAACGTCGCCGCCCGCGAGGTACATATCGACGACGAACTAATCCTGTTGACCCGCACCGAATTCGACATTCTCGAAGCCCTGTCCGCGCGGCCAGGAATCGTGCTGAGCCGTCGACAACTTCTCGAAATAATCCGCGACGAACCCTGGGTCGGCAACGAACACCTCGTCGACGTCCACATCGGACACTTACGACGCAAACTCGGCGACGACGCCGCACGCCCCCGCTACATCGCCACGGTTCGAGGTGTCGGATACCGGATGGGAACCGGACAGTGA